In a single window of the Streptomyces cinnabarinus genome:
- the rsfS gene encoding ribosome silencing factor, translated as MTATDRSIELINTAAQAAADKLAHDIIAYDVSDVLSITDAFLLASAPNDRQVKSIVDEIEERLSKELGAKPVRREGDREARWVLLDYVDIVVHVQHSEERVFYALERLWKDCPELELPEDAKATRGKAAEHAQLQAAEEAAEPDGEWR; from the coding sequence GTGACCGCCACTGACCGTTCCATCGAGCTCATCAACACCGCCGCCCAGGCGGCCGCCGACAAGCTCGCGCACGACATCATCGCCTACGACGTCAGCGACGTGCTGTCGATCACCGATGCCTTCCTGCTGGCCTCCGCGCCCAACGACCGCCAGGTCAAGTCGATCGTCGACGAGATCGAGGAGCGGCTCAGCAAGGAGCTCGGCGCCAAGCCGGTGCGCCGCGAGGGCGACCGCGAGGCCCGCTGGGTGCTGCTCGACTACGTCGACATCGTCGTCCACGTCCAGCACAGCGAGGAGCGGGTCTTCTACGCCCTGGAGCGGCTGTGGAAGGACTGCCCCGAGCTGGAGCTGCCCGAGGACGCCAAGGCCACCCGGGGCAAGGCCGCGGAGCACGCCCAGCTCCAGGCCGCCGAGGAGGCGGCCGAGCCGGACGGTGAGTGGCGATGA
- a CDS encoding glutamate-5-semialdehyde dehydrogenase, giving the protein MTTLSPYDSMTPVTQAAYRAKAAAADLAPLPRSVKDDTLLAIADALEVRTNEIVEANAKDIAAAREAGTSESVVDRLTLTPERVRAIASDVRDVVALPDPVGEVVRGSTLPNGIDLRQVRVPLGVVGIIYEARPNVTVDAAALCLKSGNAVLLRGSASAYESNTALVRVIRDAVGGAGLPADAVQLVPGQSRESVGELMRARGLVDVLIPRGGASLIRTVVNESTVPVIETGTGNCHVYVDARADLDMAVEILVNSKAHRVSVCNAAETLLVHQDIAAEFLPRALDALAEAGVTVHADERVMAYSKDSRATVVEATPEDWETEYLSYDIAAAVVDSLDKAVEHIRLWTSGHTEAIVTTSQQAARRFTQLVDSTTVAVNASTRFTDGGQFGFGAEIGISTQKLHARGPMGLPELTSTKYIVTGDGHVRR; this is encoded by the coding sequence ATGACCACGCTCTCGCCGTACGACTCGATGACCCCGGTCACCCAGGCCGCCTACCGCGCCAAGGCCGCCGCGGCCGACCTCGCGCCGCTGCCGCGGTCCGTGAAGGACGACACGCTGCTCGCCATCGCGGACGCGCTGGAGGTCCGTACGAACGAGATCGTCGAGGCCAACGCCAAGGACATCGCCGCCGCCCGCGAGGCCGGCACCAGCGAGTCGGTCGTCGACCGGCTGACCCTCACCCCGGAGCGGGTGCGGGCCATCGCCTCCGATGTGCGGGACGTGGTCGCGCTGCCCGACCCGGTCGGCGAGGTGGTCCGCGGCTCGACCCTGCCCAACGGCATCGACCTGCGCCAGGTCCGCGTCCCGCTCGGCGTCGTCGGCATCATCTACGAGGCCCGCCCGAACGTGACGGTGGACGCCGCCGCCCTGTGCCTGAAGTCCGGCAACGCCGTCCTGCTGCGCGGCTCCGCCTCCGCCTACGAGTCCAACACCGCCCTGGTCCGGGTGATCCGGGACGCCGTCGGCGGCGCCGGGCTGCCCGCCGACGCCGTACAGCTGGTCCCGGGCCAGAGCCGGGAGAGCGTGGGCGAGCTGATGCGCGCCCGCGGCCTGGTCGACGTCCTCATCCCGCGCGGCGGCGCCTCGCTGATCCGGACGGTCGTCAACGAGTCCACCGTCCCGGTGATCGAGACCGGCACCGGCAACTGCCATGTCTACGTCGACGCCCGGGCCGACCTCGACATGGCCGTGGAGATCCTGGTCAACTCCAAGGCCCACCGGGTGAGCGTCTGCAACGCCGCCGAGACCCTGCTGGTCCACCAGGACATCGCCGCCGAGTTCCTGCCCCGGGCCCTGGACGCCCTCGCGGAGGCCGGCGTCACCGTGCACGCCGACGAGCGGGTCATGGCGTACTCCAAGGACTCCCGGGCGACCGTCGTGGAGGCGACCCCGGAGGACTGGGAGACGGAGTACCTCTCCTACGACATCGCCGCGGCCGTCGTGGACTCCCTGGACAAGGCCGTCGAGCACATCCGGCTGTGGACCTCCGGGCACACCGAGGCGATCGTGACGACCTCGCAGCAGGCCGCCCGCCGCTTCACCCAGCTGGTCGACTCCACCACCGTCGCGGTCAACGCCTCGACCCGCTTCACGGACGGCGGCCAGTTCGGCTTCGGCGCGGAGATCGGCATCTCCACCCAGAAGCTGCACGCCCGCGGCCCGATGGGCCTGCCGGAGCTGACCAGCACGAAGTACATCGTCACCGGCGACGGGCACGTACGCCGCTGA
- the nadD gene encoding nicotinate-nucleotide adenylyltransferase, with translation MGEQDMPTGPVNGPSNPGKRRLGVMGGTFDPIHHGHLVAASEVAAQFHLDQVVFVPTGQPWQKTHRKVSPAEDRYLMTVIATAENPQFSVSRIDIDRGGPTYTTDTLRDLKALNPDTDLFFITGADALGQILTWRDAEELFSLAHFIGVTRPGHHLADPGLPEGGVSLVEVPALAISSTDCRARVAKGDPVWYLVPDGVVRYIDKRELYRGE, from the coding sequence ATGGGAGAGCAGGACATGCCTACCGGCCCGGTCAACGGCCCGTCGAACCCCGGCAAGCGCCGGCTCGGCGTCATGGGCGGAACCTTCGACCCGATCCACCACGGGCACCTGGTGGCGGCCAGTGAGGTCGCCGCGCAGTTCCACCTGGACCAGGTCGTGTTCGTGCCGACCGGTCAGCCGTGGCAGAAGACCCATCGCAAGGTCTCCCCGGCCGAGGACCGCTATCTGATGACGGTCATCGCGACCGCCGAGAATCCCCAGTTCTCGGTGAGCCGCATCGACATCGACCGCGGCGGCCCGACCTACACCACGGACACGCTGCGCGACCTCAAGGCGCTCAACCCCGACACCGACCTGTTCTTCATCACCGGCGCCGACGCCCTCGGTCAGATCCTGACCTGGCGGGACGCGGAAGAACTGTTCTCCCTCGCGCACTTCATCGGGGTCACCCGGCCCGGTCACCACCTGGCCGACCCGGGTCTCCCGGAGGGCGGTGTCTCGCTGGTCGAGGTTCCCGCCCTGGCCATCTCCTCCACAGACTGCCGTGCGAGGGTCGCCAAGGGCGACCCGGTCTGGTATCTGGTGCCGGACGGAGTCGTGCGCTACATCGACAAGCGCGAGCTGTACCGCGGCGAGTGA
- the proB gene encoding glutamate 5-kinase: MTGVRQAVAEARRVVVKVGSSSLTTASGGLDADRVDALVDVLAKSRSGGEREIVLVSSGAIAAGLAPLGLRRRPKDLARQQAAASVGQGLLVARYTASLARYGVRVGQVLLTSDDMSRRAHHRNASRTLDKLLAMGALPVVNENDTVATDEIRFGDNDRLAALVAHLVRADLLVLLSDVDGVYDGDPSKPGTSRIAEVRGPDDLAHVEIGSAGKAGVGTGGMVTKVEAARIAAAAGIPVVLTSAVHAAEALSGGDTGTYFHATGRRSADRLLWLQHASTPQGSLTLDDGAVRAVVERRKSLLPAGIAAVEGEFSAGDPVELRDAAGRAVARGLVSFDAREIPQLIGRSTHELARELGPAYEREVVHRDDLVLLEP; the protein is encoded by the coding sequence GTGACAGGCGTAAGGCAGGCCGTGGCCGAGGCCCGCAGGGTCGTCGTCAAGGTGGGTTCCTCGTCCCTGACCACCGCCTCCGGAGGGCTCGACGCGGACCGGGTGGACGCCCTCGTGGACGTCCTCGCCAAGAGCCGAAGCGGCGGAGAACGTGAGATTGTTCTCGTTTCCTCCGGCGCCATCGCGGCCGGTCTGGCCCCCCTGGGACTCCGCCGCCGCCCCAAGGACCTCGCCCGCCAGCAGGCCGCCGCCAGTGTCGGCCAGGGACTGCTCGTCGCCCGCTACACCGCCTCCCTCGCCCGCTACGGCGTCCGCGTCGGCCAGGTGCTGCTCACCTCCGACGACATGAGCCGCCGCGCCCACCACCGCAACGCCTCGCGCACCCTCGACAAGCTCCTCGCGATGGGTGCCCTGCCGGTCGTCAACGAGAACGACACCGTTGCCACGGACGAGATCCGCTTCGGCGACAACGACCGCCTCGCCGCGCTCGTCGCCCACCTGGTCCGCGCCGACCTGCTGGTGCTGCTGTCCGACGTGGACGGCGTGTACGACGGCGACCCGAGCAAGCCCGGCACCTCGCGGATAGCGGAGGTACGGGGACCGGACGACCTGGCGCACGTGGAGATCGGCAGCGCGGGCAAGGCCGGGGTCGGCACCGGCGGCATGGTCACCAAGGTCGAGGCCGCCCGGATCGCCGCCGCCGCGGGCATCCCGGTGGTGCTCACCAGCGCCGTGCACGCCGCCGAGGCGCTCTCCGGCGGGGACACCGGCACCTACTTCCACGCCACCGGCAGGCGCTCCGCCGACCGGCTGCTGTGGCTCCAGCACGCCTCCACCCCGCAGGGCTCGCTCACCCTGGACGACGGCGCGGTGCGGGCCGTCGTGGAGCGCCGCAAGTCGCTGCTGCCCGCTGGGATCGCCGCCGTGGAGGGCGAGTTCAGCGCCGGGGACCCCGTGGAGCTGCGGGACGCGGCCGGGCGGGCGGTCGCGCGCGGCCTGGTCAGCTTCGACGCCAGGGAGATCCCCCAGCTCATCGGGCGCTCCACCCACGAGCTGGCGCGGGAGCTGGGCCCGGCGTACGAGCGGGAGGTCGTCCACCGGGACGATCTGGTCCTCCTGGAGCCGTGA
- a CDS encoding histidine phosphatase family protein: MSATGEVTAGRPGRGRRVILWRHGQTSWNVERRFQGSTDVALTEAGIAQARRAARLLASLKPDAIVASDLQRAAHTAAELAVLTGLDVAQDEGLRETYAGVWQGLTHEDIIARHGEEYAAWKRGEPVRRGGGELETEVADRAAPVVLRHAEKLPDDGTLVVVSHGGTIRTTIGRLLGLEPHHWESLGGLSNCCWSVLGEGARGWRLLEHNAGTLPEPVLGDDD; the protein is encoded by the coding sequence ATGAGCGCCACCGGCGAGGTGACCGCGGGCCGTCCGGGCCGCGGTCGCCGCGTCATCCTGTGGCGGCACGGCCAGACCTCGTGGAACGTGGAGCGCCGCTTCCAGGGCTCCACCGATGTCGCCCTCACCGAGGCCGGTATCGCCCAGGCCCGGCGGGCCGCCCGGCTGCTGGCCTCCCTCAAGCCCGACGCGATCGTCGCCTCCGACCTCCAGCGCGCCGCGCACACGGCCGCCGAGCTGGCCGTGCTCACCGGCCTGGACGTCGCCCAGGACGAGGGCCTCAGGGAGACCTACGCGGGCGTCTGGCAGGGCCTCACGCACGAGGACATCATCGCCCGCCACGGCGAGGAGTACGCCGCCTGGAAGCGCGGTGAGCCGGTCCGCCGCGGCGGTGGCGAGCTGGAGACCGAGGTCGCCGACCGCGCCGCCCCGGTGGTGCTCCGGCACGCCGAGAAGCTGCCAGACGACGGCACCCTCGTGGTGGTCAGCCACGGCGGCACGATCCGCACCACCATCGGCCGGCTCCTGGGTCTGGAGCCGCACCACTGGGAGAGCCTCGGCGGCCTCTCCAACTGCTGCTGGTCCGTCCTCGGTGAGGGCGCCCGCGGCTGGCGGCTGCTGGAGCACAACGCCGGCACCCTGCCGGAGCCGGTGCTCGGCGACGACGACTGA
- a CDS encoding cytochrome b/b6 domain-containing protein produces the protein MNPRRSTSSLPKPGRSAYGAASAVVVLLIPIVVLVGGDRFREFLNFGAGVLSLVSLSCSVIWGLVAQDRIILNTRQRIIGQAVHRTLAVASIAFLLVHITTKLALDHTELIGAVIPFSLGFTGPGGLIGLGSLAGLLMIFVGITGALRSAFASPAPVAARWRAMHMLAYPAWCAALVHGLFAGRPAKTFFMVSYELCLVGVAVALALRAAPRPVKRKVADKIAAILGTTEERSARDELDASRARMAETGSLPGYETQRTAERAAPQAAEPANGFAAAYRAVNTPPRPQESFSDFSDFSDQGAQSFATDQTARMDLPLDMQPTEAIPRMDSGGSTSGSWPIPSPPPVGEAPPSAYDPLTDTGYNIPTYGNSGTGGYGGSDVYDTGESNNLYGTYNPNDTYNSGPANEPPPGESFDAPGSGEPWNTPSGGYR, from the coding sequence ATGAACCCTCGACGTAGTACCAGCTCGCTCCCCAAGCCAGGCCGCTCGGCCTATGGGGCGGCGTCGGCTGTCGTTGTGCTGCTCATACCCATCGTCGTACTGGTCGGAGGTGACCGTTTCCGCGAGTTCCTGAACTTCGGTGCGGGCGTCCTGTCCCTCGTCTCGCTCAGCTGCTCGGTGATCTGGGGTCTGGTCGCCCAGGACCGGATCATCCTCAACACGCGCCAGCGGATCATCGGCCAGGCCGTGCACCGCACCCTGGCGGTCGCCTCGATCGCCTTCCTGCTGGTGCACATCACGACCAAGCTCGCGCTCGACCACACCGAGCTGATCGGCGCCGTGATCCCCTTCTCGCTGGGCTTCACCGGCCCCGGGGGCCTGATCGGCCTCGGCTCGCTGGCCGGACTGCTCATGATCTTCGTGGGCATCACCGGCGCCCTGCGCAGCGCCTTCGCCTCCCCCGCCCCGGTCGCCGCCCGCTGGCGGGCCATGCACATGCTGGCCTACCCGGCCTGGTGCGCGGCGCTGGTGCACGGCCTGTTCGCCGGCCGCCCGGCGAAGACGTTCTTCATGGTGTCGTACGAGCTGTGCCTGGTCGGCGTCGCCGTCGCCCTGGCGCTGCGCGCGGCGCCCCGGCCGGTCAAGCGCAAGGTCGCCGACAAGATCGCCGCGATCCTGGGCACCACCGAGGAGCGCTCGGCCCGCGACGAACTGGACGCCAGCCGGGCCCGGATGGCCGAGACCGGCTCGCTGCCCGGCTACGAGACCCAGCGCACCGCGGAGCGCGCCGCACCGCAGGCGGCCGAACCGGCGAACGGCTTCGCGGCCGCCTACCGCGCCGTCAACACGCCCCCGCGCCCCCAGGAGTCCTTCTCCGACTTCTCCGACTTCTCCGACCAGGGCGCGCAGTCCTTCGCCACCGACCAGACCGCGCGCATGGATCTGCCGCTGGACATGCAGCCCACCGAGGCGATCCCGCGCATGGACAGCGGCGGCAGCACCTCCGGAAGCTGGCCGATCCCGTCGCCCCCGCCGGTCGGCGAGGCGCCCCCGTCGGCGTACGACCCCCTCACGGACACCGGATACAACATCCCGACCTATGGCAATTCGGGCACTGGTGGGTACGGCGGGAGTGATGTGTACGACACCGGTGAGTCGAACAACCTCTACGGCACGTACAACCCCAACGACACGTACAACAGCGGTCCCGCCAATGAACCACCCCCCGGTGAGTCCTTCGACGCACCGGGTTCGGGCGAACCTTGGAACACGCCTTCCGGAGGCTATAGGTGA
- a CDS encoding NADH-quinone oxidoreductase subunit NuoF family protein, which translates to MNEALPDVPEVRVVGLPQLTSGFDLVERLDLPMHLKVHGPLEPMGGEQLAQLSERINLKGRGGAGFPFHKKLRSVAESAIKRGVRPVVVVNGSEDEPACRKDTVLINRAPHLILDGALLVAEALGARTLVVGVTRESTQRSMEAALAERGLSNGRRSALRARVQRNPVRMVTGAAASLIRSIDGGPAIPPGRKISASKSGVGGAPTLLSNAETFAQLAIAARIGPERYGNTGLYDEPGTVLLTVSGAVARPMVIEVPTGVPLRYVLQLAGAPPVPQGVLTGGYHGKWIDAATVNEAIVSRNSLDAVGGALGAGAILPITQATCPLGESLRVAQWLAEESAGQCGPCYLGLPAAARGMEDILNGGGPAALEALKQVAKNVKRRGACSHPDGSAMFLESTIKAFTDDLAAHVLGNGCGRPVEGVLPLFEGGKAPTGIPGGAESEENGPSRQKIFVDWTLCRGHGLCADILPEVFELGADGFPTVAQAQVPRYAEAKALRAVRRCPALALRLEDQSERAPSRNNLPVLSQGRGRRALGR; encoded by the coding sequence GTGAACGAGGCCCTGCCCGACGTACCAGAAGTCCGCGTGGTCGGTCTTCCTCAGCTCACGTCGGGCTTCGACCTTGTCGAAAGACTTGATCTGCCCATGCACCTCAAGGTGCACGGGCCGCTCGAACCGATGGGCGGAGAGCAGCTCGCGCAGCTCTCCGAACGCATCAATCTGAAGGGCCGCGGCGGCGCGGGCTTCCCCTTCCACAAGAAGCTGCGCTCGGTCGCCGAATCGGCGATCAAGCGCGGCGTCAGGCCGGTCGTCGTCGTCAACGGCAGCGAGGACGAACCGGCCTGCCGCAAGGACACGGTCCTCATCAACCGTGCCCCGCATCTCATCCTGGACGGCGCGCTGCTGGTCGCCGAGGCCCTGGGTGCCCGCACGCTCGTGGTGGGGGTCACCCGGGAGTCCACCCAGCGCTCCATGGAGGCCGCGCTCGCCGAACGGGGCCTGAGCAACGGCCGCCGCTCGGCGCTGCGCGCCCGCGTGCAGCGCAACCCCGTACGGATGGTGACCGGAGCGGCGGCCTCGCTGATCCGGTCCATCGACGGCGGCCCGGCGATCCCGCCCGGCCGCAAGATCAGCGCCTCCAAGAGCGGCGTGGGCGGCGCGCCCACACTGCTGTCGAACGCCGAGACCTTCGCCCAGCTCGCCATCGCGGCCCGCATCGGCCCGGAGCGCTACGGCAACACCGGCCTGTACGACGAGCCGGGCACCGTCCTGCTGACGGTGTCCGGCGCCGTCGCCCGCCCGATGGTGATCGAGGTCCCCACGGGCGTGCCCCTGCGCTACGTCCTCCAGCTCGCCGGTGCCCCGCCGGTGCCGCAGGGCGTGCTGACCGGCGGCTACCACGGCAAGTGGATCGACGCGGCGACGGTCAACGAGGCGATCGTCTCGCGCAATTCGCTGGACGCGGTGGGCGGCGCCCTCGGCGCCGGCGCCATCCTGCCGATCACTCAGGCGACCTGCCCGCTGGGCGAGTCGCTGCGGGTGGCGCAGTGGCTGGCGGAGGAGAGCGCGGGCCAGTGCGGCCCCTGCTACCTCGGCCTGCCGGCCGCCGCGCGCGGCATGGAGGACATCCTCAACGGCGGCGGACCGGCCGCCCTCGAAGCCCTCAAGCAGGTCGCGAAGAACGTGAAGCGGCGCGGCGCGTGTTCGCACCCGGACGGCTCGGCGATGTTCCTGGAGTCGACCATCAAGGCGTTCACCGACGACCTGGCCGCGCATGTGCTCGGAAACGGCTGCGGACGGCCCGTGGAGGGCGTGCTGCCGCTCTTCGAGGGGGGCAAGGCCCCCACGGGTATCCCGGGCGGCGCGGAGTCCGAGGAGAACGGCCCCAGCCGTCAGAAGATCTTCGTCGACTGGACGCTCTGCCGCGGCCACGGCCTGTGCGCGGACATCCTCCCGGAGGTCTTCGAACTCGGCGCCGACGGCTTCCCCACCGTCGCCCAGGCCCAAGTCCCGCGCTACGCCGAGGCGAAGGCGCTGCGCGCGGTCCGGCGCTGCCCGGCGCTCGCCCTGCGCCTCGAGGACCAGTCGGAGCGGGCCCCCTCCCGCAACAACCTGCCGGTGCTCTCCCAGGGCCGCGGCCGCCGCGCCCTGGGCCGCTGA
- a CDS encoding M48 family metallopeptidase, protein MSDDGHQQDGHEHVPSRQRRRFPGISSRAYEHPADRSALVALRKLSGFDTVFKALSGLLPERSLRLLFLSDSVRVSDQQFAHLNDMLRDACYILDLEKVPPMYVNQDPQPNAMCIGLDEPIIVVTTGLVELLDEEEMRAVVGHEVGHALSGHSVYRTILLFLTNLAIRVAWIPLGTVAIMAIVTALREWFRKSELSADRAGLLVGQDLQASMRGLMKIAGGNHLHEMNVDAFLKQAEEYEAGGDLRDSVLKILNVLPRSHPFTAVRAAELKKWAESRDYQRIMDGHYPRRSEDKDTSVTDSFRESASHYATHVKSSKDPLMKLVTDIAGGAGDLGGRVRRGFGGFGNGSAGAERQDEPPTDTPPPPRDGD, encoded by the coding sequence ATGTCCGACGACGGCCACCAGCAGGACGGGCACGAGCATGTGCCGAGCAGGCAGCGCAGGCGCTTCCCCGGCATCTCCTCGCGTGCGTACGAGCACCCGGCCGACCGCAGTGCCCTGGTGGCGCTGCGCAAGCTGAGCGGGTTCGACACCGTCTTCAAGGCGCTGAGCGGCCTGCTGCCCGAGCGGAGCCTCAGGCTGCTGTTCCTGTCCGACTCCGTGCGCGTCTCGGACCAGCAGTTCGCGCACCTCAACGACATGCTGCGGGACGCCTGTTACATCCTGGACCTGGAGAAGGTCCCGCCGATGTACGTCAACCAGGACCCGCAGCCGAACGCGATGTGCATCGGCCTGGACGAGCCGATCATCGTGGTGACCACGGGGCTCGTCGAGCTGCTCGACGAGGAGGAGATGCGGGCGGTCGTCGGCCATGAGGTCGGGCACGCGCTGTCCGGGCACTCCGTGTACCGGACCATCCTGCTGTTCCTGACCAACCTCGCCATCCGGGTCGCCTGGATCCCGCTGGGCACCGTCGCGATCATGGCGATCGTGACCGCGCTGCGCGAGTGGTTCCGCAAGTCGGAGCTGTCCGCGGACCGCGCCGGTCTGCTGGTCGGCCAGGACCTCCAGGCCTCGATGCGCGGCCTGATGAAGATCGCGGGCGGCAACCATCTGCACGAGATGAACGTGGACGCGTTCCTGAAGCAGGCCGAGGAGTACGAGGCGGGCGGCGACCTGCGCGACTCCGTGCTGAAGATCCTGAACGTGCTGCCCCGCTCGCACCCCTTCACCGCGGTCCGCGCGGCCGAGCTGAAGAAGTGGGCCGAGAGCCGCGACTACCAGCGGATCATGGACGGCCACTACCCGCGCCGCTCCGAGGACAAGGACACCTCGGTGACGGACTCCTTCCGTGAGTCCGCGTCGCACTACGCCACGCATGTGAAGTCGTCCAAGGACCCGCTGATGAAGCTGGTCACGGACATCGCGGGCGGCGCGGGCGACCTCGGCGGCCGGGTGCGGCGGGGCTTCGGGGGCTTCGGCAACGGCTCCGCCGGTGCCGAGCGGCAGGACGAGCCGCCCACGGACACGCCTCCGCCGCCGCGGGACGGGGACTGA
- a CDS encoding LCP family protein, with protein MNDRYDAGGAEYGAGQQYELVGYDEYGRPVYRPVQPPQPPQPPQQPYDPYAQQGYGYDPYATGGQQPAQSYDSYDPYGQTGQTGQTGQTGQTGQTGQTGQTGQTGQTGQTGQTGQAATGGAAPSYDPYGQTAASGQQPRVAEQTAYIPQQAGPAERTEEPGRDQRDYRTEQFAFVEEPDGDSEDVIDWMKFTENRTERREEAKRRARSRLVAFVVVLALVAAGGVGYLWYAGKLPGVSSSGDRTDTATAGGAQQRDVVVVHLHNTKSGDTATALLVDNTTTQQGTTVLLPNSLGLSGDDGTTTTLAKSVEDDGSSGTREALDTVLGTEIQGTWRLDTPYLQNLVDLVGNIDIDTNTDVPDPSAKKAKGAAPLVNKGEAQTLSGKMAVAYATYRGSGEAQNAQLERFGQVMQGVLRKLSSDAQAATVTVQTLQQILDPSMTDKDLGTFLAKLADLAKGGDYKTALLPVQGDGTLTAETSASVVKDVLGGTAKSPDKDAAVRVSVQNASGVKDNTEKARVVLLNGGFTFLEGGTASSAQSASKVVYGDAADKENATEVAKTLGLPAGAVSKGKVGSNASVSVVLGQDYAPSSS; from the coding sequence GTGAACGACCGATACGACGCGGGGGGCGCAGAGTACGGGGCTGGCCAGCAGTACGAGCTCGTCGGCTACGACGAGTACGGACGGCCGGTGTACCGGCCCGTCCAGCCACCGCAGCCACCCCAGCCCCCTCAGCAGCCGTACGACCCCTACGCTCAGCAGGGGTACGGCTACGACCCGTACGCGACCGGCGGGCAGCAGCCGGCGCAGTCGTACGACTCCTATGACCCCTACGGGCAGACCGGCCAGACCGGCCAGACCGGCCAGACCGGCCAGACCGGCCAGACCGGCCAGACCGGCCAGACCGGCCAGACCGGCCAGACCGGCCAGACCGGCCAGACCGGGCAGGCGGCCACCGGTGGCGCGGCCCCCTCCTACGACCCCTACGGGCAGACCGCGGCGAGCGGGCAGCAGCCGCGGGTCGCCGAGCAGACCGCCTACATCCCGCAGCAGGCCGGGCCCGCGGAGCGGACGGAGGAGCCGGGGCGGGACCAACGGGACTACCGCACCGAGCAGTTCGCCTTCGTCGAGGAGCCGGACGGTGACTCCGAGGACGTCATCGACTGGATGAAGTTCACCGAGAACCGCACCGAGCGCCGCGAGGAGGCCAAGCGCCGTGCCCGCAGCCGCCTCGTCGCGTTCGTCGTGGTCCTGGCGCTGGTCGCGGCCGGCGGCGTCGGCTACCTCTGGTACGCCGGGAAGCTGCCCGGTGTGTCGTCCTCCGGCGACAGGACCGACACCGCGACGGCCGGCGGCGCCCAGCAGCGGGACGTGGTCGTCGTCCACCTGCACAACACCAAGAGCGGCGACACCGCGACCGCCCTGCTCGTCGACAACACCACCACCCAGCAGGGCACCACCGTCCTGCTGCCCAACTCCCTCGGCCTGAGCGGCGACGACGGCACCACGACCACCCTCGCCAAGTCGGTCGAGGACGACGGCTCCTCCGGCACCCGCGAGGCGCTGGACACCGTCCTCGGCACCGAGATCCAGGGCACCTGGCGGCTGGACACCCCCTACCTCCAGAACCTGGTCGACCTCGTCGGCAACATCGACATCGACACCAACACCGATGTGCCCGACCCGTCCGCCAAGAAGGCCAAGGGCGCCGCCCCGCTGGTCAACAAGGGCGAGGCGCAGACCCTCAGCGGCAAGATGGCCGTCGCCTACGCCACCTACCGCGGCTCCGGAGAGGCCCAGAACGCCCAGCTGGAGCGGTTCGGGCAGGTCATGCAGGGCGTGCTGCGCAAGCTCTCCTCCGACGCGCAGGCCGCGACGGTCACCGTGCAGACCCTCCAGCAGATCCTCGACCCGTCCATGACGGACAAGGACCTCGGCACCTTCCTCGCCAAGCTCGCCGACCTCGCCAAGGGCGGCGACTACAAGACGGCGCTGCTGCCGGTGCAGGGCGACGGGACGCTGACCGCCGAGACCAGCGCCAGCGTGGTCAAGGACGTCCTCGGTGGCACCGCGAAGAGCCCCGACAAGGACGCGGCGGTACGGGTCTCGGTCCAGAACGCCAGCGGTGTGAAGGACAACACGGAGAAGGCCCGGGTGGTCCTCCTCAACGGCGGCTTCACCTTCCTGGAGGGCGGTACGGCGTCGTCGGCCCAGTCCGCCTCCAAGGTCGTCTACGGCGACGCCGCCGACAAGGAGAACGCCACCGAGGTCGCCAAGACCCTGGGCCTGCCCGCCGGCGCGGTGTCGAAGGGCAAGGTCGGCTCGAACGCGAGCGTCTCGGTGGTCCTCGGCCAGGACTACGCGCCGTCGTCGTCCTAG